From Echinicola jeungdonensis, the proteins below share one genomic window:
- a CDS encoding M42 family metallopeptidase → MSINTAFLKEVCEIAGAPGFEKRIRDLVVKEVTPLVDEVKIDNIGNVIAVKKGKNNPDGKKVMVAAHMDEIGFIVNHIDDNGFLRFHTLGGFDPKTLTAQRVIVHGKKDLVGVMGSKPIHVMSPEERNKMPKTTDYFIDLGLPKEEVDKYVKVGDPITRDRELVEMGDCVNCKSIDNRVAVFILIEALKTLENPPYDVYATFTVQEEVGLRGANVAAHGINPDFGIALDTTVAYDLPGASPHEKITELGKGTAVKIMDAMTICDYRMVEFMKKTADNKQIQWQPEILTAGGTDTAGVQRMGKQGAIAGAISIPTRHLHQVIEMAHKHDIDSSIRLLNACLEGIDQYDWKH, encoded by the coding sequence ATGAGTATCAATACCGCATTTTTAAAGGAAGTTTGTGAAATCGCAGGGGCACCTGGTTTTGAAAAAAGAATCCGGGACTTGGTTGTAAAAGAAGTTACTCCCTTGGTAGATGAAGTGAAGATTGATAACATCGGTAATGTGATTGCTGTTAAAAAAGGGAAAAATAATCCAGATGGGAAAAAGGTCATGGTGGCTGCCCATATGGATGAAATTGGCTTTATTGTAAATCATATTGATGATAATGGTTTTTTGAGATTCCATACTTTGGGAGGTTTTGATCCCAAAACGCTAACTGCCCAAAGGGTAATTGTCCATGGGAAAAAAGACCTGGTAGGGGTAATGGGAAGTAAACCCATTCACGTGATGTCTCCGGAAGAAAGAAATAAAATGCCCAAAACCACGGATTATTTTATTGACCTAGGCCTTCCCAAAGAAGAAGTGGATAAATATGTTAAGGTGGGAGACCCAATTACCCGTGACAGGGAATTGGTGGAAATGGGAGATTGTGTCAATTGCAAATCCATAGATAATAGAGTAGCTGTCTTTATATTGATTGAGGCTTTGAAAACCCTGGAAAATCCACCGTATGATGTATATGCAACCTTTACTGTCCAGGAAGAAGTGGGACTTAGAGGGGCAAATGTAGCTGCCCATGGGATCAACCCTGATTTTGGTATTGCCCTGGATACTACGGTTGCTTATGATTTGCCCGGTGCTTCTCCACATGAAAAAATCACAGAGTTAGGAAAAGGTACTGCAGTTAAAATTATGGATGCGATGACCATTTGTGATTATAGGATGGTCGAATTCATGAAAAAAACGGCCGATAATAAACAGATCCAATGGCAGCCAGAAATCTTAACAGCTGGAGGAACTGATACCGCCGGGGTGCAACGTATGGGTAAACAAGGTGCCATTGCAGGGGCAATTTCCATTCCAACACGCCATTTGCACCAAGTTATTGAGATGGCTCACAAACATGATATTGATTCCAGTATCAGATTACTAAATGCCTGCTTGGAGGGAATTGACCAATATGATTGGAAACATTAA
- a CDS encoding ATP-binding protein, with protein MRRSVTTRKAKKKVILGFLLALFLVLSVSAVTYFSLEKLLNTVESLSEPSERVRQLNGLLADIYQFDKLKGNFQEDGDSISGLVYLERIEERLNELEGFAQDSSELRYLKRINYNVNELVVVYNGLKEVKLNLMNRNFSREALSNIETKIKRQEEINRLQSLGQIRLDHKIRRTPPKSETPKKKVDADSGFSSLMTTKEKENLRGIFQQFRPGLIEEDSINKVEPHATDSILYAVKKFLLDINSQERHLRSNLADLEAKLNEKNKALIADTQKIISNLQYDTLEESREKNESLYDTAFSVSVLLGILVFVGIVGSSAFIYSILAEMNKDENYRIHLEKAKERSDNLAKTKQNFLANMSHEIRNPLHAIQGYQAALRKTSLSENQRDYNNMVGFAADTLSAIVNDILDFSKLEADKVMIDKSPFDPHKLFRSIQSSFELKAKEKQIEFNWELDLPENKWLLGDELRINQILNNLIGNSLKFTEKGRVDVIVSFDNIGVLEITVADTGIGMTEEFKSNVFTEFNQGDSSINRKYGGTGLGLAIVKRIVDLMKGEIQLESKEGEGTSIYIKLPIKATKVQEEALENVDSEYDIRGLNVLLVDDDPLGLRFAKLLLESNGAVVHAYQGGLDFKENFREVDFDLALLDIQMPEISGYQVLEMLRNNPRYKNLVCLAITANVFVKEKEKIQKSGFDAIVLKPFKEEELIKQIGKKLGLEIKEKSGPTEEVKAYKTDDALYDLVDLQKFCMGDEGILQEVLIDFCETTHNDLNALDKALKNQDWESLLEISHKLGSRLGQLKINAGRVARKLEQDLKEGKTESASSLVKAIITESQIVLEKINEDHHLYLKTS; from the coding sequence GTGAGAAGATCGGTTACCACGCGGAAAGCGAAGAAAAAAGTGATTTTAGGGTTTTTGTTGGCCCTTTTTTTAGTGTTGAGTGTTAGTGCTGTAACCTATTTCAGTCTTGAAAAACTTTTAAATACAGTAGAGTCCCTTTCGGAACCAAGCGAGAGGGTTCGCCAGCTCAATGGTTTGTTGGCGGATATATATCAATTTGACAAATTAAAAGGCAATTTTCAGGAGGATGGGGATAGCATTTCCGGCCTGGTTTATTTAGAAAGGATAGAAGAGCGTTTAAATGAACTAGAGGGGTTTGCTCAGGATTCTTCTGAATTGAGGTATTTAAAGAGGATCAATTATAATGTCAATGAGCTGGTAGTAGTTTATAATGGTTTAAAAGAGGTGAAACTAAACCTTATGAACCGAAACTTCAGCAGGGAGGCCTTAAGTAACATTGAAACAAAAATCAAAAGACAAGAGGAAATCAATCGTCTTCAAAGTCTGGGGCAAATTAGGTTGGATCATAAAATCAGAAGAACTCCCCCAAAATCTGAAACTCCCAAAAAGAAAGTGGATGCGGATTCTGGTTTTTCAAGCCTGATGACTACCAAGGAAAAAGAAAACCTTCGGGGTATTTTTCAACAGTTTAGGCCAGGTTTGATTGAAGAGGATTCTATCAATAAGGTGGAGCCTCATGCAACGGATTCCATCTTGTATGCGGTAAAAAAATTTCTTCTGGATATAAACAGCCAGGAGCGTCACCTAAGATCAAATTTGGCTGATTTGGAAGCCAAATTAAATGAGAAAAACAAGGCCTTGATTGCCGATACCCAAAAGATTATTTCCAATCTCCAATATGATACTCTGGAGGAATCCAGGGAAAAGAATGAATCCCTATATGACACTGCATTTAGTGTTTCAGTGCTTTTAGGCATCCTGGTGTTTGTTGGGATAGTGGGGTCTTCAGCTTTTATTTATAGCATATTAGCTGAAATGAATAAGGATGAAAATTACCGGATACATCTGGAGAAAGCCAAAGAAAGGTCTGACAACCTTGCAAAAACCAAGCAGAATTTCCTAGCCAATATGAGTCATGAAATCCGGAATCCATTGCATGCCATCCAGGGTTATCAAGCTGCTCTCAGGAAAACCTCCTTATCGGAAAACCAAAGGGATTATAATAATATGGTGGGGTTTGCTGCTGACACCCTTTCCGCTATTGTTAATGATATATTGGATTTTTCAAAGTTGGAGGCAGACAAGGTGATGATTGATAAGTCGCCATTTGACCCTCATAAACTTTTCCGGTCGATCCAGAGCTCATTTGAATTAAAAGCAAAAGAAAAACAAATTGAATTTAACTGGGAACTGGATTTGCCGGAAAATAAATGGCTTCTCGGCGATGAGTTAAGAATCAACCAGATTCTTAACAATCTGATTGGGAATTCATTGAAATTTACTGAAAAAGGTAGGGTAGATGTGATTGTCAGTTTTGATAATATTGGAGTACTGGAAATTACTGTAGCCGATACGGGGATAGGTATGACCGAAGAGTTTAAGTCCAATGTATTTACCGAATTTAATCAAGGGGACAGTTCCATCAATCGGAAATATGGAGGTACAGGCTTGGGCTTAGCTATAGTGAAAAGAATAGTGGACCTGATGAAAGGTGAGATCCAGTTGGAAAGTAAGGAAGGGGAAGGGACCAGTATATATATTAAACTTCCCATAAAAGCCACAAAAGTGCAGGAGGAGGCCCTTGAAAATGTTGATAGTGAATATGATATCCGGGGATTAAATGTTTTGTTGGTTGATGATGATCCTTTGGGCCTGAGATTTGCCAAGCTCCTTTTGGAAAGTAACGGTGCCGTAGTACATGCCTATCAGGGTGGGCTTGATTTTAAGGAAAATTTTAGAGAAGTGGACTTTGACTTAGCTCTTCTGGATATTCAAATGCCTGAAATCAGTGGATATCAGGTGTTGGAAATGTTAAGGAATAATCCCAGGTATAAAAATTTAGTATGCCTTGCTATAACTGCAAATGTTTTCGTGAAAGAAAAAGAAAAAATCCAGAAATCCGGTTTTGATGCCATCGTCTTAAAACCATTCAAGGAAGAGGAATTGATTAAACAAATCGGTAAAAAACTTGGATTGGAGATAAAGGAAAAATCAGGGCCAACAGAAGAAGTCAAAGCCTATAAAACTGATGATGCCCTTTATGATCTGGTGGATCTTCAGAAGTTTTGCATGGGAGATGAAGGCATTTTACAAGAAGTGTTGATAGATTTTTGCGAAACTACCCATAATGATCTGAATGCCCTGGATAAAGCTTTGAAAAATCAGGATTGGGAATCCCTATTAGAGATCTCCCATAAATTGGGAAGCCGCCTTGGGCAATTAAAAATTAATGCTGGAAGGGTTGCAAGAAAGCTGGAGCAGGATCTAAAAGAAGGAAAAACAGAAAGCGCCTCTTCCCTTGTAAAGGCAATTATTACGGAATCTCAAATTGTTCTTGAAAAGATTAATGAGGACCATCACCTTTATTTGAAGACTAGTTGA
- a CDS encoding aspartate carbamoyltransferase catalytic subunit, translating to MQKLSTRHLLGIKDISPEDIQLIFETADNFKNVINRPIKKVPSLRDITIANVFFENSTRTKLSFELAEKRLSADVINFSSGSSSVKKGESLVDTVNNILSMKVDMIVMRHSSPGAPHFLSKNINANIVNAGDGTHEHPTQALLDAFSIREKLGDVAGKKVAIIGDILHSRVALSNIFCLQKLGAEVMVCGPITLLPKHIESLGVKVEYDVKKALQWCDVANVLRIQLERQQIKYFPSLREYSLYYGVSKKLLDQLDKEIVIMHPGPINRGVELNSDVADSDHSIILNQVENGVAVRMAVLYLLAGVK from the coding sequence AAAAATGTAATCAACCGGCCCATCAAAAAGGTGCCTTCCTTAAGGGATATTACCATTGCAAATGTGTTTTTTGAAAACTCCACCCGGACCAAATTGTCCTTTGAGTTGGCAGAAAAAAGATTATCAGCGGATGTGATCAATTTTTCCTCGGGAAGTAGTTCTGTGAAAAAGGGGGAATCCCTGGTGGATACCGTAAACAATATCCTGTCCATGAAAGTGGATATGATAGTGATGCGGCATAGCAGCCCTGGGGCACCACATTTTTTGTCCAAAAACATCAATGCCAATATTGTCAATGCCGGGGATGGTACTCATGAACATCCCACCCAAGCATTGCTGGATGCTTTTTCTATTCGTGAGAAATTAGGAGATGTAGCCGGCAAAAAAGTTGCCATTATTGGTGATATACTTCATTCAAGAGTAGCCCTTTCCAATATATTTTGCCTACAAAAATTAGGGGCTGAGGTGATGGTTTGCGGCCCAATTACTCTTCTACCCAAACACATAGAAAGTTTGGGAGTGAAAGTTGAATATGATGTCAAAAAAGCTTTGCAATGGTGTGATGTAGCCAATGTGCTGCGTATTCAACTTGAAAGGCAGCAGATCAAGTATTTTCCTAGCCTAAGGGAATATTCCCTTTATTATGGAGTCAGCAAAAAGCTGTTGGATCAATTGGATAAAGAAATTGTGATCATGCACCCTGGGCCGATAAATAGGGGGGTGGAGTTGAATTCCGATGTAGCAGACAGTGACCATTCAATTATATTAAACCAAGTAGAAAATGGTGTGGCTGTTAGGATGGCTGTTCTTTACTTATTGGCTGGGGTGAAATAG
- a CDS encoding ACP phosphodiesterase — protein MNFLAHAYLSFDQPKVLVGNFIGDFVRGNLRDQFEKDIVLGIMLHREIDEFTDTHQEVKKAQEILKPKFGRYSMVITDIFFDYFLSKYWENYDSRSIQEFADQVYQTISQFEGNLPVSFVYLFHFMEKENWLVSYGTLEGIRKSLTGISKRTAFDSKMETAHLSLREHESTFKSHFEKFFPDLIRFSKNKLDELKANYD, from the coding sequence TTGAATTTTCTAGCCCACGCTTATTTATCCTTTGATCAACCTAAAGTGCTGGTCGGCAACTTTATTGGAGATTTTGTGCGTGGGAACCTCAGGGACCAATTTGAAAAGGATATTGTCTTGGGAATCATGTTGCATAGGGAAATAGATGAATTTACTGATACCCATCAAGAGGTGAAAAAGGCCCAGGAAATCCTTAAGCCAAAATTTGGAAGGTACAGCATGGTCATTACTGATATATTTTTTGATTATTTCTTAAGTAAATATTGGGAAAATTATGACAGCCGAAGTATTCAGGAATTTGCTGATCAAGTATACCAAACCATTTCTCAATTTGAAGGCAACCTACCTGTTAGTTTTGTTTATTTGTTTCATTTTATGGAAAAGGAGAATTGGCTTGTGTCTTATGGAACCCTTGAAGGGATTCGGAAATCCCTAACCGGAATTTCCAAAAGAACTGCATTCGATTCCAAAATGGAAACTGCCCATTTGTCATTACGAGAGCATGAATCTACCTTTAAAAGCCATTTTGAAAAGTTTTTCCCGGATTTGATCCGTTTTTCAAAAAACAAGCTTGATGAATTAAAAGCCAACTATGATTAA
- a CDS encoding amidophosphoribosyltransferase: MSDQIKHECGIAMIRLRKPLQYYIDKYGTPLYAANRLYVLMQKQINRGQDGAGVANIKINSKPGTRYISRYRSIDQQAVNTIFGKVAKKFKKAKKNGGEKALLDAEWVKNNVAFSGEVWLGHLRYGTHGENSIETCHPFLRQNNWRSRNLVMAGNFNMTNVEELFGKLVELGQHPKEKTDTVTVMEKIGHFVDEENQRIFNKFKGDYSNLEITDVIERELDVARILRRSCRDFDGGYAMAGIIGNGASFVVRDPSGIRPAYYYADDEIVVIASEKPAIKSAFDIDYKAIQEIKPGNALIVNKDGSFGEHEITPPTTKKSCSFERIYFSRGTDPDIYRERKNLGRALIPQILHTIDFDLKNTVFSYIPNTAETAFLGLIEGLEDYLSTKRREVLLDGKPHLGDVEELLHFRPRVEKLVSKDVKLRTFITNDSDRDVMVANVYDTTYEVIRSGVDTIVILDDSIVRGTTLEKSILTTLDKLHPKRIIVVSSAPQIRFPDCYGIDMSKMKEFIAFRAALKLLEDTGQKFILEDVYEKCVSDPQATENFVKKIYDNFTDQEISDKIAEIITSDNIQAEVKVIYQTVENLNKACPDHLGDWYFTGNFPTPGGMRVVNKSFVNFMEGKAIRAY; the protein is encoded by the coding sequence ATGAGTGATCAAATCAAACACGAGTGCGGGATAGCCATGATAAGGCTCCGCAAACCCCTTCAATATTATATAGACAAGTACGGCACACCCTTGTACGCAGCCAATCGCCTTTATGTGTTGATGCAAAAGCAGATCAACCGTGGCCAGGACGGCGCTGGAGTTGCCAATATTAAAATTAACAGCAAACCGGGTACCCGATATATCAGCAGGTACCGGTCCATTGACCAACAAGCGGTGAATACCATTTTTGGCAAGGTCGCCAAAAAGTTTAAAAAAGCTAAAAAGAACGGGGGAGAAAAAGCATTGTTGGATGCCGAGTGGGTGAAAAACAATGTGGCATTTTCCGGGGAAGTCTGGCTTGGACACCTACGTTATGGAACTCATGGTGAAAATAGCATAGAAACCTGTCATCCCTTTTTAAGGCAAAATAACTGGAGAAGTAGAAACCTGGTCATGGCAGGAAATTTTAACATGACCAATGTGGAAGAACTTTTTGGGAAATTGGTGGAATTGGGACAGCATCCCAAAGAAAAAACCGATACCGTTACCGTAATGGAAAAAATCGGCCACTTTGTGGACGAAGAAAACCAAAGGATCTTTAATAAATTTAAAGGAGATTATTCCAATCTCGAAATTACTGATGTTATTGAAAGGGAACTGGATGTAGCCAGGATCCTTAGAAGGTCTTGCCGGGACTTTGATGGGGGGTATGCCATGGCAGGGATAATTGGAAATGGTGCCAGTTTTGTTGTTAGGGACCCCTCCGGAATCCGCCCTGCATATTATTATGCGGATGATGAAATTGTAGTTATTGCTTCTGAAAAGCCGGCTATTAAATCTGCATTTGATATTGATTACAAAGCTATCCAGGAGATCAAACCTGGAAATGCTTTAATTGTCAATAAAGATGGCTCCTTTGGAGAACATGAAATTACCCCGCCAACCACTAAAAAATCCTGTTCCTTTGAGAGGATTTATTTTTCCAGAGGTACCGACCCGGATATTTACAGGGAAAGAAAAAATTTAGGTAGGGCCCTTATCCCTCAGATACTACATACCATTGATTTTGATCTAAAGAACACCGTCTTTTCTTATATCCCCAATACCGCTGAAACCGCATTTTTGGGATTGATAGAGGGCTTAGAAGATTACCTGAGTACCAAAAGAAGAGAAGTCTTGTTGGATGGAAAGCCTCATCTTGGGGATGTAGAGGAGTTGTTGCATTTCAGGCCCAGGGTAGAAAAATTGGTGAGCAAGGATGTGAAATTACGAACATTCATTACCAATGACAGTGACAGAGATGTAATGGTGGCCAATGTTTATGATACTACCTATGAGGTAATAAGATCTGGAGTGGATACCATTGTAATATTGGATGATAGCATTGTCCGTGGTACTACGTTGGAAAAAAGTATTTTAACCACATTGGACAAACTTCATCCCAAGCGTATCATTGTTGTTTCTTCAGCACCACAAATCAGATTTCCGGATTGTTATGGAATTGATATGTCCAAGATGAAGGAATTTATAGCCTTTAGGGCAGCTTTGAAACTATTGGAAGATACGGGGCAAAAATTCATTTTGGAAGATGTATATGAAAAATGTGTTTCTGACCCCCAGGCTACGGAAAACTTTGTAAAGAAAATTTACGATAATTTTACTGATCAGGAGATTTCTGATAAAATTGCTGAAATTATCACTTCGGATAATATTCAGGCTGAGGTGAAGGTGATATATCAAACCGTTGAAAACTTGAATAAAGCTTGTCCTGACCACTTGGGAGACTGGTATTTTACCGGTAACTTCCCAACCCCAGGAGGTATGCGGGTGGTTAATAAATCCTTTGTCAATTTTATGGAAGGAAAGGCCATAAGGGCTTATTAA
- the murI gene encoding glutamate racemase, whose product MNSAAPIGIFDSGIGGLTVARAVKEILPNEQVIYFGDTAHLPYGDKSTAAIQAYSVKIADVLLRSGCKLILIACNSASTAAFELVKAYVASRAKVFDVIEPVIQYLKENHKGKKVGLIGTKQTVRSGVYRHKIDALSLGIEFAALETPLLAPMIEEGFLSNTISQAIIKTYLDDPQLQGLEALILGCTHYPLIKEHIEALYEGKVEVIDSSETVAKATKEFLAEHQLLNPGKGGKDHFLVSDYTPAFEHTTKLFFGEEVSLEKYPLWE is encoded by the coding sequence ATGAATTCAGCAGCCCCAATTGGAATTTTTGATAGTGGGATAGGGGGACTCACCGTTGCCAGGGCGGTAAAAGAAATCCTTCCCAATGAACAAGTCATATATTTTGGTGATACCGCCCATTTGCCTTATGGAGATAAAAGTACCGCCGCTATCCAAGCATATTCTGTCAAAATCGCAGATGTTTTACTTCGTTCCGGATGTAAATTGATTTTGATTGCCTGCAATTCCGCTTCCACAGCTGCTTTTGAATTGGTAAAGGCTTACGTTGCCTCTAGAGCAAAGGTTTTTGACGTAATCGAACCTGTTATTCAGTATTTGAAAGAAAATCATAAAGGAAAAAAAGTTGGTTTGATCGGAACCAAGCAAACCGTTAGATCAGGAGTATATCGCCATAAAATTGATGCATTAAGTTTGGGAATTGAGTTTGCTGCCTTAGAAACCCCGCTTTTGGCTCCTATGATTGAAGAAGGCTTTTTAAGTAATACCATCAGTCAGGCAATTATCAAAACCTACCTGGATGATCCTCAGCTGCAGGGATTGGAGGCTTTGATTTTGGGTTGTACCCATTATCCCTTGATAAAGGAGCACATAGAAGCTTTGTACGAAGGTAAGGTTGAGGTAATCGATAGCTCAGAAACGGTTGCTAAGGCAACAAAAGAATTTTTGGCAGAACATCAATTATTGAATCCTGGTAAAGGTGGAAAGGACCATTTTTTGGTGTCTGATTATACTCCGGCATTTGAGCATACCACCAAGTTGTTCTTTGGGGAAGAGGTAAGCTTGGAAAAATACCCATTATGGGAATAG
- a CDS encoding sigma-54-dependent transcriptional regulator, with the protein MSKGNILLIEDDLTYSKIIKTFLEKHGFNITSTTKISDAYALIEKEKFNLVITDYRLPDGTGMEVLENIIAKNAEIRVILITNYSDIRTAVKSMKLGAFEYITKPVNPDELLATVQEALKAKPKPKETPKISDPVAPKPKSSIYVIGRSPSAVQLEQYISLVAPTEMSVMVLGESGTGKEFVSKRIHEKSKRSSGPFVAIDCGALSKELAGSELFGHVKGAFTGALENKTGSFELANNGTIFLDEIGNLSYEVQIKLLRAIQERKIKKIGGNKDIPVDVRIIVATNEDLSELAKKGEFREDLFHRLNEFSLKATPLRERVEDLFHYADIFLTDANKNLEKDVTGFSEEVKEIFKNYGWPGNLRELKNIIKRAVLLTGEGDIQKEALPVDLMLPQNSSSQTNGSKDLKSSFEEQEKAMIIKTLNEVKHNKSKAAKILNIDRKTLYNKLEKYGID; encoded by the coding sequence ATGTCCAAGGGAAATATATTATTGATCGAAGACGATCTCACCTATTCAAAAATCATAAAAACCTTTTTGGAAAAGCATGGTTTCAACATAACTTCAACAACCAAGATCAGTGATGCCTATGCATTAATAGAAAAGGAAAAATTTAACCTGGTCATTACGGATTACCGCTTACCTGACGGAACAGGCATGGAGGTGTTGGAAAACATCATTGCAAAAAATGCTGAGATCAGGGTCATTTTGATCACCAATTACTCTGATATCAGAACGGCAGTAAAATCCATGAAATTGGGTGCTTTTGAATATATCACCAAACCTGTAAACCCTGATGAATTATTGGCCACGGTTCAGGAGGCCCTAAAAGCCAAACCTAAACCCAAGGAAACCCCTAAAATCAGTGACCCTGTTGCTCCAAAGCCAAAATCCTCCATTTACGTTATTGGGAGAAGTCCTTCTGCCGTTCAATTAGAGCAGTATATTTCCTTGGTAGCCCCAACAGAGATGAGTGTAATGGTGCTTGGAGAGAGTGGTACAGGTAAGGAATTTGTTTCCAAAAGGATCCATGAAAAGTCGAAAAGGAGTTCTGGACCATTTGTTGCCATAGACTGTGGGGCCTTATCTAAAGAACTGGCAGGAAGTGAATTATTTGGACATGTAAAAGGAGCATTTACAGGAGCTTTGGAAAACAAAACCGGCTCCTTTGAATTGGCTAATAATGGAACCATTTTTTTGGATGAAATTGGTAATTTGAGCTATGAGGTCCAAATCAAACTCCTTAGGGCCATACAGGAAAGAAAAATCAAGAAAATTGGTGGCAATAAGGACATCCCTGTAGATGTCCGGATTATTGTAGCCACGAATGAAGACCTTTCAGAACTGGCGAAAAAAGGAGAATTCCGGGAAGACCTTTTCCACCGGTTAAATGAATTTAGCCTCAAGGCCACCCCTTTAAGGGAAAGAGTGGAAGATCTATTCCATTATGCTGATATTTTCTTAACGGATGCCAATAAAAACCTGGAAAAGGATGTCACCGGTTTTAGTGAAGAAGTTAAAGAAATTTTTAAAAATTATGGCTGGCCGGGCAACCTCCGTGAATTAAAAAACATTATCAAAAGAGCTGTTCTTTTAACTGGAGAAGGAGATATACAAAAAGAAGCATTACCGGTGGATTTGATGCTTCCCCAGAATTCCTCCTCCCAAACCAATGGATCAAAAGACCTAAAGTCTTCTTTTGAAGAACAGGAAAAGGCAATGATCATCAAAACCCTCAATGAGGTAAAACATAACAAATCCAAAGCAGCTAAAATCCTTAATATTGACCGTAAAACACTTTACAATAAATTGGAAAAATATGGTATCGATTAA
- a CDS encoding pyridoxal-phosphate dependent enzyme, whose amino-acid sequence MKYNSIIETIGDTPLIRLNKVNKGFKGEIYVKVEYFNPGNSMKDRMAIKMVEDAEKEGLLKPGGTIIEGTSGNTGMGLALVGIARGYKCIFTMADKQSKEKIDVLKAMGAEVIVCPTNVPADDPKSYYSVAKKLNKDIPNSFYPNQYDNLSNWKAHYETTGPEIWEDTEGKITHYAAGVGTGGSMCGAAKYLKEQNPKVISIGIDTYGSVFKKFKETGVFDENEIYPYLTEGIGEDILPKNVDFSLIDHFVKVTDKDAAVMTRRLSREEGLFVGWSCGAAVHGALEFAKENLKENDTMVIILPDHGTRYLGKVYNDDWMKDHGFLEYNTYGTARDIISSREGKYELVVAHKGDKVKDAIAMMNERSVSQIPVMDDGHVIGSITDNKLLSKIIKNPELKDLGVEEVMENSMKFVALDSTLDVLSSMVDKDKAVLVRDDFHQIHIITKHDILGAFTK is encoded by the coding sequence ATGAAATATAATTCCATCATAGAGACAATAGGTGATACTCCTTTGATCCGGTTAAACAAGGTCAATAAGGGGTTCAAAGGTGAGATATACGTCAAAGTAGAATATTTCAATCCAGGGAATTCCATGAAGGACCGAATGGCCATCAAAATGGTTGAGGATGCAGAAAAGGAAGGCCTGCTTAAACCTGGGGGAACTATCATCGAGGGGACAAGTGGAAATACTGGAATGGGGCTTGCCCTGGTAGGAATAGCAAGGGGTTATAAATGCATTTTTACCATGGCTGATAAACAATCCAAGGAAAAAATCGATGTGCTTAAAGCCATGGGCGCAGAAGTCATTGTATGTCCCACCAATGTTCCTGCTGATGACCCAAAGTCCTACTATTCCGTAGCCAAAAAGTTAAATAAGGATATCCCAAATTCCTTTTATCCCAACCAGTATGATAACCTTTCCAATTGGAAAGCTCATTATGAAACTACCGGGCCAGAAATATGGGAAGATACCGAGGGTAAAATTACCCATTATGCAGCAGGTGTTGGAACGGGGGGATCCATGTGCGGTGCAGCCAAATACCTGAAAGAACAAAACCCCAAAGTCATTTCAATAGGCATTGATACATATGGGTCAGTTTTTAAAAAGTTCAAAGAAACCGGCGTTTTCGATGAAAATGAGATTTATCCTTATTTGACGGAGGGAATAGGAGAAGACATTTTGCCTAAAAATGTGGATTTTTCCCTAATTGATCATTTCGTAAAAGTTACAGATAAGGATGCTGCTGTAATGACCAGACGACTTTCCAGAGAAGAAGGACTATTTGTAGGTTGGTCTTGCGGTGCTGCTGTACACGGGGCCTTGGAATTTGCCAAAGAAAACTTAAAAGAAAATGACACCATGGTTATCATCCTTCCTGACCATGGAACCCGCTACCTGGGTAAAGTGTATAATGATGACTGGATGAAGGATCATGGCTTTCTGGAATACAACACCTACGGGACTGCCCGTGACATCATTTCTTCCAGAGAAGGGAAATATGAATTGGTAGTAGCACACAAAGGGGACAAAGTGAAAGATGCCATCGCAATGATGAATGAAAGGAGTGTTTCTCAAATTCCAGTAATGGATGATGGACATGTTATCGGTAGCATTACCGATAATAAATTATTAAGTAAAATCATTAAAAACCCAGAGTTAAAAGATTTGGGAGTAGAAGAGGTGATGGAAAACTCTATGAAATTTGTGGCCTTGGACAGTACCCTGGATGTGCTTTCTTCCATGGTGGATAAGGACAAAGCGGTTTTGGTAAGGGATGATTTTCACCAAATCCACATTATTACTAAACACGATATCCTAGGGGCCTTTACCAAATAA